tcctggccgatgctTTGATTACTCACATGCTGATCAACTTTGgttatttctgtgattttatcgacctTTTCGATGACAGGTCTGCCTGGGCGAGGCGCATttttaacattaaaaataactgaaacgggtcaacgaaaccaaaattgccCCAAAGATCCTCTAtggtgacttccattgttaacgCCTTGTAACttacaaacgaatggaacaaacaaaaacaacgaggAAATTTTTTAAGCctaaagtatcagctttaaaacgagcctaaacatgaaactgtacgatcgatacttcacaAGATATCAatcactaaaggcatctatcgtgaaaaatgTCCAGGACTTTTTCCCCATCCTTATACTATTTGGCACAACTTCAAAACAAGTTGGGaatatttgtgtttatttagCGCTTTGTTCAGTAACCGAGTTTTACATAATACATCACCAGCAACCGTTTAGAGCCAAGCATCAATTCGATCACTAAATTATCGCCTTTGCCGGTCCGTCCGGCAATATGGTCCCTTGTGGTTTCTAAAAATTGCCCACCGAGTAACCAAAGTGAGGTGTTTGGTAACACCCACTTTCGTTATttcaaagaaaatattaaacaactTTCAACAACATCGCCCCACCGGTGCTCTCCGTAATGCTTGGGCTGGGTAGAATGGATGCTCCAAGGACTGAGAAGTGGAGCGGGTTGGAGTTGTTCGGTTTCTGCCGTGTGCCAATATCACTTGCCGGTGCTGTGCTCATTACGctatgatttgtttttttttttcgtttcgtaatTTAACACAACCCACACGAAAGCAGAAACAACCTATCCGAGAGATccgaggacaaaaaaaaagtagaACCATGCTCGCGTTCCATGCGGCACGCTTGATGAATTCACCAAAAAGCTACCCACCTTTCGCCGCCTGCTCCGGGAACTCATCACTCGGGTGATATGGGCTCACCAGGGCTCGTTAGACGCGtaattttcgttgttttccaCGCTCTATTTTCCTAGCCCTGCCCCGGTTCTATTTCGATCCACTTGTCAGTTGTCGGTTGtctgtttcgcttctttttcacGCGCAGAGAAATGAACGTCGCGTATGGAAAGTAATCATATTCGCTCCTTGAACCGTACGTAGCAGTGGCAGCGCATTGCGGCATCGGCGTCAGCATCCGTGATCCGACCACCCGAGATCCGACCACTTGTCGCACCGGCGCAACATGAGAAGCTCCGGGTTCCGAGCCCTCAAAGGCGGACGATATTTGCTTTTGGTGAAAACGTAAATAAAAGATGCCCCGGTGGAAGGCGCAGCTCGGCAACGTCGGCAAATAGCGGAACAAAAGTGGGGTGTAGGTTGCCCTTTGTGCGGGGCAGCCCTTCCTATTTAGCCGGGGGCTGGGTAGCTgttcatattttaatttcatcccCACGACCTGGCACACGGGGAGAACAATCGGGAAGCGTCGGGGCGATGTAGGCCAACGGGTTGGACCCACCGCCGTGGACCTATCCCTCCAGAGTGGCACCAGTTCCGGCACCTTCCCCAGCGGGTGTGACaagttttctcatttctcCACCGTCGTGTGTGGAAACCCCGGATCGGTTCCTACAGGGTGTCCGCAGTCCGCAATGTGTTGATTCGGTGTTTGAGAAGCACAGCAGCAGAAAGTCGAACGCAGCCCATTGACCAAGGTGATCAAGTACAAAGTTTGCCCAAACTTGCCAGCACAGGGGACACTTTGCTGCCTTCGGAACTGCAGGGTGCATAGGTTCCATAAACTTTATCCAGCCACAGAGAAACGGACCCTTCCAGGGGGATTTAACTAGAAGCTGGAATGGAACAAATGTTTGCCTGCAGTGTTTGAGACCGACGGGAAGTCGAGCAACACGTTGGCACTCGGCTGGCACGACGGAAGTTTCTTGTGAACTGTTTAGCCTAAAGACTGTACTGTTTATCTGCCGAGGCGTACCATGGTACGTGCAGCACAGAGAGGCTAGTAAATGGTCTTTATTGGTAGATAAATCAACCCATTCTGGTGAATGATAACGGTGGCCGGACCAATTAATTTTGCAGTCGTGCTTTTCCAGAATTTATACCGAAACTAGTAATGGGGGCCTTTGGGCCGTATCCTGCAGCTCAATGGGTGGCCCAATGTGGCTCATCAATTTAAAAGAGTAAATAAAGAATGTGACAAGCATCGAACAGTGTTCAATGGCCGACTTCAGTCGTTACGGGGAGTCTGTACTAAACATGAAGCTTTTGGTACTAAAACCGTAGTTTTAATCTAAACCATATTCCCGGGGCACCGTCATCAGTATTTATGAGGCTAGAAGCCAGCCCTAAGGTGGAACCCAACCGGTGTAGAATTTATAATGCCCGCATCTCGCAAGGCTCGTAATCAAGCGAAGCCACAAGCGGCCCACGGTTGATCGAAGGCACATCCTTATCTCCTCCGAACCAGATACTCCCGGTAAAAAACAAACTAGTTATCCCGAATCAACCCAACCTATCGATCGGTGCCGTTCGCCACTAATCGACATCGTTCCGGCTGATGGCCCCGATCTACCCGGGACACCGACACCAAGTGTTGCATTATCGATTATGCTTGACACTCCATCGTGAAGCCGACCCCATCCGGTTCGAAGGAGGCTTCGTGCATTAATTAACCCATCGCCGAGCCATGGCTTCGTTCCGCTTGCGGACTTTGCCAAACACATAATTAGCATAATCAAATCGTCTGAATGCATAACGGTGACAGACGGTGGCTGTGGGTCGGGCTCAGCGAAAGAAGACACTTCCCTCAGGCGCAGGTGTTTTGCCTTCGCCCAAAATCAcccattttccatcatttccGGTAAGGCCCCGGCGCTTTTTTGTAACGTCTAATTGAATTGAGCGTGCCCAATGGGTTTGGCCCACTTTTCCAGCCCAACCTGAGGCGAAACAATAGACTCAAAGAGGACGGCCCAGAACAACCGATGATACCGAGCGTGGCGATGCTGGAAAGCGAGGCTGAATAATTCGCCCATAAACTGTCCCGTTTTTGGCCGTTCATCGCCCCCAGAATGGGCAGACCTTCCTTTGTCGGTTCCAACCCGCGATGGTTACTTTCGGATTTCAACGGCTATCGTATAGGAATTAGTAAGTCCATTGGTTTGTCTATTTTAATAAATACTTCAGTTTCTTATTTAACCGGCTTAATGGCATATAAAAATAGTCTAATAAAATACTATTTACATGTAAGAGTGTAGATGCTGCCATGTACgtgtacgtgtgtgcgtgtacgGGGGAATCCTGTTCTTCGATCCGATTCTTCGAACTGCGGGTTTGATAGGTTTCCCTCCGACAGATGCCTGACCTGACTGGTGGCGGTCGAGTCGGAGGGCCGCGAAAGGAAAGAACACAACCCTTGTGCTCATCGCAGGATGAGATAGGGAGCCTTTTCCCTAACCTGCCGGTTTGCGGCGAGGATCCTTAGCGGTTGTAACGTGTATCGCACTAGTCCACTCCGTCCACTGTTAATGCTTTTCGAAGAGTGTTTTTGTGGTATATATGTTGTAgcgggtttttttctgcttcctgtCTTGCGCTGGTAGAGAGATGTTACAATTTACTTAAACGTGTGTTAGTAATATTATTTATCTATACACCTATAATACGCCTTGCGCCCGTTCGGGGGAgcacagagaagaaaaaaattcaaaattaaatttgagCGCAGTGCTCCAAGTGAAAAAGGCCAACCAGGCTCTGCACTGACCAAACGTAAACGAGCAATAGACCGCGTCGGCCGGTCCCAGTGGCTCCAGTTACTCTAGTGTCCAGTGtgactgtgtatgtgttggtcAACATGATATGGCGCGATCGGAAGGATCAGAGAATGGGGATTGGctgggcgggggggggggagtaGCGAACACAACCGGACCGCACTTAGATGAAGATAAACTGGGCATCACTCGAGGGACACTTTTTGGGCTGGCCCACCGTCAGGCGCATCCACTTGCCCCGGCAGGCCGGCATGGCCAGTGTCGTGAAGCGGGTGTTCCGCCCGGTCAGCCCATCGCCCCGGCAGCGGTACTTTGGCGTGTCCTCCGGTTCGTCCTCATCCTGGACCGAGTTGCTGGCGAGCGTGTCGACGCTTTTGTCCTCATGCAGGGCCTCCAGATCGCAGCGCACGATGACGCGCTCGCCCTCGGCCAGCCCACGGTAGGTGGTGTCCTTGTGGCACGCCTTCGTCGCTTTGATGACCTCGAACTCGACGCAGTACCTGGGGCGGGATGAAACAGAGCGAAAGGTGAAACGGGGCACGGGCTCTAATCAGCTCCCCAAACTGAGATGAAATTTCAATATCGCAACGCCCGAGGTGAGCGCGAACTCCTGATTCTGGACCTGCGACCTGGTCGGGGATCACGGTGTGACCACGGGTCGGTAAACACTGCAGTATCGTCGACTGCAGAAACTGAACCTCGTCGGAGTTCCAGTCGGGAAAAGGAGTACCCGAAACCACGCGTGCCAGCCACGAACTCTTGGATAGAGTGCGGATAGTAGACCCCACCAGCGGGTGTTGGATGGCCGCTTCAGAGTGGTGATTTGTGAGCCTGCAGACCCCAGACCACATGAAACGGTTCTCTTgttgtgaaattaattttctaaatTCTTTATCAAGTTGGGATTCCGGTTAGGACTTTATCTGGATCTCGGAGAACTATCAAATTCCAGTTCTAGCGCGGGTTGGTCTTTAAACGGAACTGGGTTCTAGGGGCATGCCAGTTACTGTTGCCCCCGGGAAGGGGAGTGATTCCAATCGGCGCTGAAGTTAATTAAAGCTCACAGGCTGGCCTGTGGCCCTTGGAATAACATCCATCCAGAGGTCTGTTGTGACTCGTCTAGCACAGCCCTCGCTGAGTTTATTGCAAAATGGATCGGCTGTGGGATCCGCCATACGCAATATCttcagcagccagcagctggCGTGCTGGTGGTCCATCGGTCCTCCATCGGTCGTCCGTCGGTCGAAGGCTTGGCcagcgaatcgaccaaattgattgaaccgccaccgccaacactgGACACTTACTCATTGCCCCGGTTGTGCTTGAAGGCGTTCTTGTAGCGCAGTCGTAGATTCCGCCGGATGTCGCTGGTGTCGTTCTCGTGACGGCTCTTGGACAGggccgccggcagcaggagGGCCGTTTCTGCGAAAAGggtgagagagaaaggaacAGTGAGCCAAGTCTGTCAAACTGGAGGATGTGTCGGAGGTATTCTCGGCCGGCCAGAGTTGGGACCGGAGTCGCGAAGCGTGCaaagttttgattatttcagCAGCCCGGACGCCGGTTCCAGTACCGGTTCCAGAACGTCAGACGAGAGCGGAGCAAAGCTGGCGTCGAAGCGAAGGCCTGGCCTGACCAGCCTTCGGTGGCCGTCCCGATAAGGCTCGTGAATCAGGTTGCGGAAAACGTTGCGTTCTCGCTTATGATGTCCATTTTTGGCGAACGTCATGCacagcaccgaccgaccgcacgGGAAGTTATGGGGGTTGCAGGGCTCGGGCGGATCACGACCGAACACAGAGCGCTTACTGCACCAAACTGGGCCCGTGGCATTGGCTCAAGCGTTTGTGAGTCGCCTGTGGGCTTTGCTgggccccggaccccgggTGCTTCTGTTTTGGGGCCGATAAATTCTCGATAAAGGGTTCGCCGAGCGACAGGCGTTCTTTCGGAGGACCGCTTTTTCACAGGTCGTAAAACGTGAATGGCTTTCCAATCTGCACCGCGGTGAGCCGTACAATATTGCGCATCATTTGTtgccaccgttccgttgtCGCTTTTTGTATTATTAGTAAATTATCGCCTTTCTATAAATTGCGTACGAGGATAGGCCGTTGGGGTTTTTGGGAAACCAATTTCATAAATCACTGGAGCCGGAGCCTATGCCATGTCCCTTGCAAGGGGATCATAAACAGTGGTTACGCGAATGGGAGAGGTCGGATTCGAGAGGTCGGTTTAACCCTAATACGCATAGCAAACAACATGATCACTTCCTTGGGATGTTTATTTCAATATCTACAAAAGTGGTTATCTTGTTAACGTTAATCGAAGCAAATGTTAACTGATTTTTAAACTATCCATTTTGTATTTAAAATTACattgattgaataatttatctgCTAGAAATGTGAAACTCTTTGTGAAGCAAGGATAAAGGATcgagtaaatatttattcgatGTCTCATCGAGTTTGGtttgtaaaaaactgaaccTTCAGAATTCGGCCGATACGGAACAGCTTAACGACTATCATTAACGTCATTTGGCATTCCGAACGCATATTGCGGGCATGATTTCTTCCTTCAATTAGTGATTCTTTCTGTTGAATTAGGTTCCATACTGCCGAAAATATCATATTTGCGGTTCAAATATTTGAGTCCTCGTCTGTTTTCGGAATGCTTAATCACGTACATGGTGTTGCCTTATTTATGGGTTATGCTCGTTCGATTATCATCGACGGGcacaataattttttttaatagttGACTATGTTTCTTATCTTTCAGGAATAAGATTTTGAATCTTGCCAACCCATTTTCATTGAGCTTTTTACTAGATCCTTTATCTAGACATCGACAAAGAAGTATCGGCATTTAGAAAGCTTCCTTGATTAAGTTGTTGATGATATTCATAATTAGTCAATTATGAAGAGAAGCAAATGAATATGTACCCATCAAATTAGCATTAGCGCATTGAACAGTAGTCGAATTGAGGCAGACAGATCTTTTCGGTCCACCCAGTAGGTTGTGGCCAAACAGGGGTTCTGGATTCTCGAGCCTCGCTATTTTTCCCTCGTATGGATAGACAAATAGGTAGATCGTTAAAGCCTtcctccaaaaaaaaaccacgcacGATGGGAATCTACGATGGGGATCTTTTCAAAATTTACTTTTCAATTACTCGTCCAAAAAAGCGTGTAAACTCGGCGGCGATAAGGAGCGAAAAATCTGGCATCGCCCACCGTCGAGGAAACAGCTTCAAACAGCTTTATTATCACCCGGCCAAACATACGGTCGCGCTCGCCGAGGTCTATTAAAATGTAAATCCTGCAGTCGTGCTCCGAAGGCAGCTCCACGGAAGCGGAAAGGCATTTAATCGGACCTTCCAACGGACCTTCGCCCGGGACGCGGCACTCGGGAGGTGGCGGTATGTTTACTGTGCACTCCCGACGAAAATCCCACTTTCAAAGAGTTGTCTGTGGTCGTAAATTCAATCATAAAAAAGAGGAATCAACCACATGAGCCACatgaggaaaaaaaacaaaaacaaggcgGAAACATTAAATATGTTTGTCAGCCACCCGCCCGCTGGCAGAAAGGGGCTTCGGCCCTGTGGGGACCCTAATTGCGCGGCCGATCCGACAAACCGTTTACTACCACGAATAAATTCCTGCGCCGGTGAATCCTTTTTTGCGACCTCACGAGAGTGGAGCCACCACATTCGCGGGCTCCGCCAGGAGGCCAGAGTCGCCTGGGGGCCGAAAGtcggggcggcggcgaccaTCAATCATCCAGAGTGCGGCCGAAAATGGTCGACTTTGGCAATCGAGGCGGAACAGTGAAAAGAACCCTGGCCGGCGCGCGTTGCTTCGAAAGGTTCGATTTGAAATGTGTACCGGCAGAGCCCGGGCCGGAAACGagcactctcgctctcttgctcCCTGACAGTTATCGATTGTGGCGAGCGATAAAAGGTGTTTGGTTGGCCGGAGCCAAGCCTGAActcggtccgggccgggtttggggccaccgaaaatgtagaaaataaaaatacaccACTTTCAGTCGCGGAAAAACGAACTCGTTTAGCAATCGAACATGGACATGACGAACCAGAACCatcgggctggtggtggcagcagcatcacccgTCAAAATGCTGTCAAAGAGATTGAAAGATTCGGCGGCGGTTTCGGCCACGCTACGGTAACGTACCACAATAAAAGGCGGCCATTGTaacggcaacggaaacggaaaacataaacTGACACATCGAAAACAATATCTGTAGAACACGTCCCGTGTCCGGGACATTTCCAGTGCCCGGCTATCGATTGATGACGGACCAAACAGAAATGCCGGGGTCTGGAATGTGGGAAAAACAGGAACAATGTACACGCCCCTCATGCCAACTGCCAACTGCTGGCAGGAACTACTGGTCCCGGTGGTTTGGGTTATCCTGCCACTTTTTTCCGGGATATCCACAGAGCACTGCGGGATGGAACACTGAGCAAAACCAATTTCAATACGACTACTGCCACTTGGAGCTTTAAGAGCTTTTTGGAAGAGCAGGCCAGTCAATGTCCGGTTGGCCAATTAAAATCCATATCTGGATTTCGGGAACTTATTTCGCTGACCTGACGCTCCGGGACGCCCTTATCCGCTTCACGTTTGGCGTTCCACCTTTCTGACGTTTCATTCTGTCcgttttcaaataaaaacgcaAACCGAGCCGGCCGTGGAACCGCGAGTTACAACAGTCCGAACATGGCGGAAAAGGTAAACCGACCGCCGAGACCAGCAGGACTTACCGCGCAGCGCCTTCCGGTCGTGATGGTTGTGGCACTTCAGGCCCTGGCAGCCCCGTTTCTGCACCAGCGACGGACAGTGTTTGCCACCGTTCTGCGGTTTCTGCTCGATGACGCGAGTCCGGGACATCATACCGTTGCCGCAGGCCGTGTCACACTCGCTCCACTGGCCCCATTCGCTCACGATGCAGTCGATTACTGTGAAAAGGAAACGAAcccagaacaaaaaaaaaagaatgagcACATACTGCGAAGGACATCGTTGCGTTGTTGCAGTACTTTTAAATTACGCTTCTAAACGCGCACGGCACGAACCGCCGAACCATGGTGGCCGAGGTTTTTGCTGCACCCGTTCTTCTGGTGCGCCGCTTTGGTCCGGTCATGGTTTCCGCTAATGACCGGAGATTGTTGGGGTCTCGCGCAATTTTGTGCTTTTCTTGgcacgagaaaaaaaacgctggaCCTGAACCTGGACGCTGGACGCTAGACTGCAATTGCACTGGGCAGTAGCTACGCAGATTTTTTATTCCTCCGATGTTTTTTTGATCATGCAGCGTGCAGTACGTTAGACGCGTTGATGATTGCAGCCTTTTCAAACAACGTGATGAACTTCACGGCCAATTACAGTGTGACGGATCGCTGAAGGATGATTCAATTATTGACAACAACTAACGACCCGAAAATCGCATGCCAATCAGCAATCTGAGTTTGCAAATCAATATCGGATGCAATCATCATCTTTTCTCtagtttttcagtttttttttggcaaatgctAAACCaattgctttaattttatATGACCCTAGGGTACTGGATTACTGCACTGTTGAAATGGTTTGCCATTTATGGCCAATAGACAACCCA
The nucleotide sequence above comes from Anopheles bellator chromosome 1, idAnoBellAS_SP24_06.2, whole genome shotgun sequence. Encoded proteins:
- the LOC131216279 gene encoding somatomedin-B and thrombospondin type-1 domain-containing protein, producing MGAKVVCGVWYVLAVAAVLVALLTDGVAAGSCREATLCCNGRDSSCVVQKAPLNAIIEDLNDKPCYCDHACLKLGDCCDDFKSHCGVIDCIVSEWGQWSECDTACGNGMMSRTRVIEQKPQNGGKHCPSLVQKRGCQGLKCHNHHDRKALRETALLLPAALSKSRHENDTSDIRRNLRLRYKNAFKHNRGNEYCVEFEVIKATKACHKDTTYRGLAEGERVIVRCDLEALHEDKSVDTLASNSVQDEDEPEDTPKYRCRGDGLTGRNTRFTTLAMPACRGKWMRLTVGQPKKCPSSDAQFIFI